Within the Emticicia oligotrophica DSM 17448 genome, the region GTCGATTACTGAGGTAATGACCAAAGATAATCTGATTGTTGGCCACGAAGGAGCCGGTTTGGCTGAAGCAGAGGAAATTTTACGTAATTATAAAATCGAAAAACTTCCGATTGTAGATAAAGAAAACCGAATCATTGGTTTGATTACGTACCGAGATATTTTAAAGAAAAAAGACCGCCCGAATGCTGCTAAAGATAGTTGGGGTCGTTTAATTGCAGGTGCTGCCGTTGGCGTAACGCCAGATATTGAAGCTCGTGTAGAAGCCTTGATTAAAGCGGGCGTAGATGTGGTAAGTATTGATACCGCACACGGCCATTCAAAAGGGGTAATAGATACTCTCAAACGTATCAAAGCGGCTTTCCCAAAAATTGATGTTATCGTAGGAAATATTGCTACTTACGATGCTGCCGAGGCACTTTCTAAAGCAGGTGCCGATGCTATTAAAGTTGGAGTAGGCCCAGGTAGTATTTGTACAACCCGCATTATTGCGGGTATTGGAATGCCGCAGCTTTCGGCTGTTTATGAATCTGCCAAAGCGGCTTCTAAATATGGTGTTCCAGTGATTGCCGATGGTGGTATTCGTTTCTCTGGCGATATCGTAAAAGCCATTGCAGCAGGAGCAAGCACAATCATGATTGGTTCGCTTTTAGCAGGAACTGAAGAAGCACCGGGTGAAATGGTTATTTATGAAGGACGTAAATTTAAAACCTATCGTGGAATGGGTTCATTAGAAGCTATGGAAGATGGTTCGAAAGACCGCTATTTCCAAGATGCAGAAGATGATATCAAGAAACTTGTTCCAGAAGGAATTGTAGGTCGTGTACCATTTAAAGGTCGTGCTGCTGAGATTATCTACCAAATGGTAGGCGGTTTGAAAGCTGGTATGGGCTATTGTGGTGCTGGCGATATCAAAGGACTCCAACAAGCTAAATTTGTGAAAATTACAGCTGCGGGTATTAAAGAAAGTCACCCTCACGATATTCAAATTACAAGAGAAGCTCCAAACTATTCGAGATAATTTTTTGTATAGTAATAGAACGCAGATTTTTACGATTACACCGATTCATTATGATTGTAGAATCATAGTTTATCAGCCGAAGTCATAGAAATCTGCGTTCTTTATTGATATTTCTTCATAAAGATTTAACGCATGAATCGAGTTCTTATTACAGGTGCCAATGGCTTAGTAGGTAGTGCTACTACTCGCCGATTTGTAGAAGCGGGTTATCAGGTTTCTGCCTTGTGTCGTGCAGGAAGTGATTTGTCATTATTAGAGGATATTTTTTATAAAATCAGCATTATTGAAGGTGATGTTTTAGATATTTTTTCACTCGAAAAAGCACTCGAAAATCAAGACTTTGTCGTTCATACGGCCGCATTAGTTTCTTTTGCACCCAAAGACCGCAATCAGATGTTTAAGGTAAATGTGGAAGGAACTGCAAATGTGGTAAATATTTGTTTGGAGAAAAAAGTTAAGAAACTTTGTTACATAAGTTCGATTGCAGCATTGGGAAGGCCGACTTCTGCTTCAGAAAAAATCTATGGGGGCGTGATTGATGAAAAACAAAAATGGGAAGATTCTCCGCTGAACTCTAATTATGCAAAGTCGAAGTTTGAAGGCGAACTTGAAGTGTGGCGTGGAGAAGCCGAAGGGCTTGCGGTGTTGGTAGTAAATCCTTCTATTATTTTGGGTGAAGGAGATTGGCACAAAAGTAGCACGCAACTATTTAAATATGTTTATGATGAGAACAAATATTATACCAACGGCAACTTCAACTATGTAGATGTAAAGGATGTAGTTGAGGCAATTTTCCAACTTACGAGCTCAAATATTCAAGGAGAACGCTTCATTCTCAACGGAGGAACACTCACATATCGTGAGTTTTTCAATAAAATAGCCGCTAATTTTGGTAAAAAAGCCCCTTCAAAGACCTTATCACCCTTCGCAATCGAACTTCTTTGGCGTATAGAAGCTATAAGAGCATTCATCACAAAAAAGGCCCCACTTATTACAAAAGAAACTGCACATAACTCTCGCACGAAATTTGCTTATAAAAATGAGAAGATTCAGAAAGCCATTAATTTTAGCTTTACTCCCATTGATGAAACGATTAGTCGAGTAGTCAATTTTCTACAAAAGGAGAAATTACACAAAGGGTAAAAATCATTTGACTTTCACCAAAAGAACTTTTATTTACAGAAAACTATTGACATTTAATAAATAATATTTACATTTAATCGTTGTTTTTGTGAATTTTATTGAGTGGTAGCTATTACTGATTAATAGTATTTAGCAAACCTTTATGAGAAATACAACAATATTACCAATAAACGCTAAGGTCCAAAGGCTGGACTACTTGAACCTTTTGAGTGTAAAAAATTCTAGATGCAACACGAATTCAGTGACAGATTCGATGGTTTTGATGACGCAGATGTAAAAGCATCGGCCGAACGTTTTGAAGAAATGCTTAAAAGCAAAGAAGCAGTTTTCTTCGATGAGGAGACCTATGAACAATTGTCAGAATACTACTTGAATAATAGCAAGTGGGATATGGCGATGAAAGCATGCCGCATAGGGTTGCAGCAATACCCATATTCACTCGAACTTCTTCTTGATAAAGTACAGTTACATGCCAATTATGAGCAGTTTGATGAAGCGATGGAAGTTTTAGATTTGGCTGCAACTTTTAATCCAAATAATAATGAAATTACTTACATGAGGGGGATTATTTGTAATCTCATGGGTAATTATGAAGAAGCAGTTGAGTATTTTCGTGAGTCTCTTTTGCTATCGGATGAAAAAGAAACAGTTTATTTTCAACTTGCACAAACCTACCAAAATTGGCAAAAGTTTGAAGAGGCAGCACATTTTTATAAAAAAGCAATTAAACTTAAGTTTCAAGAAGAAGTAGCTTTTTATGAATTGGTTTTTTGTTTAGAGCAAGCCAATAAATTGGCTGAAAATATAGATTATTTCAAAGAACTTGTTGATAACGACCCTTATTCTCACTTTGCGTGGTTTGCATTAGGAATGTTGTATAGCCGTTTAGGTAAACATAAAGATGCAGCTTTTGCTTATGATTATGCTGTGACGGTAAAAGAGAATTTTGCTTCAGGTTGGTTCAATTTGGCCCATGCTTACATGAATCTCAATAACTTTATTGATGCCAAAGAATGTTATATCAATGTATTGAAATATGAAACGCCAACGGCAGAAGTATTCACCCATTTAGGTGCCGCTTACGAAAAACTTGAACAATACGACGAAGCTTATAAAAACTACCGAGAAGCAGCAAACTTAGATGAAGCATGGGATGATGCTTGGTTTGGTATGGGTTCGGCTTTATACGAACAAGAGAGGTGGTTAGAAAGTATTCAATTTACACAAAAAGCGATTAAACTCAATGAAGCTAATGCCGACTATTGGTTGCTTTTAGGAGATACTGAGTCGAAATTGGGTAATTTCCTTTCGAGTAATGAAGCATATACCCAAGCTATTGCAATAGACCCTCTGAATCCAGATATTTGGTTAAATTGGTCATTATTGTTTTTCGAACAAGGACAATACGGAAAAGCATTCGAGATTGTATATGATGGGATAAGCGAAATGCCAGATGATGCCGATTTATTTTATCGAGCAGCTGCTTATTTGATTTTTGATGGTAGCTATAACGAAGCCTATAAATATCTTGAAACTGGATTAATTTTGGACTATGATGCCCATACGCAGATTTATGATTTCTTCCCGAATTTAGATACTCAAAAGGCATTATTCAGAATCATTGAACAATATAAATAATAAGAAAATGGCTCGAACTAAATTCGAGCCATTTGATTTTTGAAGCCTCATTGATTGTAGGCAACTTCTTTTAATCTTTTTTTGGCGGAACTGTGCCCATCTTTATTAAAACTG harbors:
- the guaB gene encoding IMP dehydrogenase translates to MLDSSKLLYEALTYDDVLLVPAYSEVLPRDTQTKTFLTKNIQLNIPLISAAMDTVTEFEMAVAMAQEGGIGFIHKNMTIQQQAEQVRKVKRSESGMIIDPVTLPETATVGDALRSMKEFKIGGIPIIDENNKLKGIITNRDLRFQTDQNKSITEVMTKDNLIVGHEGAGLAEAEEILRNYKIEKLPIVDKENRIIGLITYRDILKKKDRPNAAKDSWGRLIAGAAVGVTPDIEARVEALIKAGVDVVSIDTAHGHSKGVIDTLKRIKAAFPKIDVIVGNIATYDAAEALSKAGADAIKVGVGPGSICTTRIIAGIGMPQLSAVYESAKAASKYGVPVIADGGIRFSGDIVKAIAAGASTIMIGSLLAGTEEAPGEMVIYEGRKFKTYRGMGSLEAMEDGSKDRYFQDAEDDIKKLVPEGIVGRVPFKGRAAEIIYQMVGGLKAGMGYCGAGDIKGLQQAKFVKITAAGIKESHPHDIQITREAPNYSR
- a CDS encoding NAD-dependent epimerase/dehydratase family protein, which gives rise to MNRVLITGANGLVGSATTRRFVEAGYQVSALCRAGSDLSLLEDIFYKISIIEGDVLDIFSLEKALENQDFVVHTAALVSFAPKDRNQMFKVNVEGTANVVNICLEKKVKKLCYISSIAALGRPTSASEKIYGGVIDEKQKWEDSPLNSNYAKSKFEGELEVWRGEAEGLAVLVVNPSIILGEGDWHKSSTQLFKYVYDENKYYTNGNFNYVDVKDVVEAIFQLTSSNIQGERFILNGGTLTYREFFNKIAANFGKKAPSKTLSPFAIELLWRIEAIRAFITKKAPLITKETAHNSRTKFAYKNEKIQKAINFSFTPIDETISRVVNFLQKEKLHKG
- a CDS encoding tetratricopeptide repeat protein, producing MQHEFSDRFDGFDDADVKASAERFEEMLKSKEAVFFDEETYEQLSEYYLNNSKWDMAMKACRIGLQQYPYSLELLLDKVQLHANYEQFDEAMEVLDLAATFNPNNNEITYMRGIICNLMGNYEEAVEYFRESLLLSDEKETVYFQLAQTYQNWQKFEEAAHFYKKAIKLKFQEEVAFYELVFCLEQANKLAENIDYFKELVDNDPYSHFAWFALGMLYSRLGKHKDAAFAYDYAVTVKENFASGWFNLAHAYMNLNNFIDAKECYINVLKYETPTAEVFTHLGAAYEKLEQYDEAYKNYREAANLDEAWDDAWFGMGSALYEQERWLESIQFTQKAIKLNEANADYWLLLGDTESKLGNFLSSNEAYTQAIAIDPLNPDIWLNWSLLFFEQGQYGKAFEIVYDGISEMPDDADLFYRAAAYLIFDGSYNEAYKYLETGLILDYDAHTQIYDFFPNLDTQKALFRIIEQYK